A genome region from Triticum aestivum cultivar Chinese Spring chromosome 2B, IWGSC CS RefSeq v2.1, whole genome shotgun sequence includes the following:
- the LOC123041688 gene encoding uncharacterized protein, translating into MQQCYTDTQTHVRMLRSSGMKGGRRSNRRLLRSFLAACRKLSAELQLLGAAAPTASAWVQLEAGGGGDETIPVDVPRGHTVVYVGEELRRYVVRVSSLDHPLFRELLDRAREEYEFAADARLCLPCDEEIFLAVLCHVDSKHDYWRLALCS; encoded by the coding sequence ATGCAGCAGTGCTACACAGACACACAGACACACGTACGCATGTTACGTTCGAGCGGCATGAAGGGAGGACGGCGATCCAACAGGAGGCTCCTCAGGTCCTTCCTGGCCGCGTGCAGGAAGCTCAGCGCCGAGCTGCAGCTGCtcggcgccgccgccccgacgGCGAGCGCGTGGGTGCAActcgaggccggcggcggcggcgacgagaccATCCCGGTGGACGTGCCGAGGGGCCACACGGTGGTGTACGTCGGGGAGGAGCTGCGGCGGTATGTCGTCCGGGTGTCCTCCCTCGACCACCCGCTGTTCCGGGAGCTGCTCGACCGCGCGCGGGAGGAGTACGAGTTCGCCGCCGACGCCAGGCTGTGCCTGCCCTGCGACGAGGAAATCTTCCTCGCCGTGCTCTGCCACGTCGACTCCAAGCACGACTACTGGAGGCTAGCGCTCTGCAGCTGA